A section of the Clostridium omnivorum genome encodes:
- a CDS encoding CPBP family intramembrane glutamic endopeptidase, with protein sequence MKSKDLREVTIFFVVTIFLSLFVFWGPIALFKVPTMGFKRGAVGPAWAIILAMIGGFVPSITGIVLTAIFQGKRQAKQFIKEAFQVKIGLKWVAVIILTAACFAASWIVIYTVLGGNFNYSIFLNLLPTIIPLFILGPLSEEYGWRGFALKRLLRVVNPNAASLVIGLIWSLWHLPLFYTVGTNQYEHHLSFLTFMISVTSSCFIYTYVYIKTNQNLFTAVLFHWVYTFLSDAVHSGIVRTSSFNSLEFIPALLIGLVFAFMLHRVQSPANIANACNTLEGKA encoded by the coding sequence ATGAAAAGTAAGGATTTAAGAGAGGTTACAATATTTTTCGTAGTTACTATATTCTTAAGCTTATTTGTGTTTTGGGGACCAATTGCTTTATTCAAAGTTCCAACTATGGGGTTTAAAAGAGGTGCAGTTGGGCCAGCTTGGGCAATTATATTAGCCATGATTGGAGGCTTTGTGCCTTCCATAACAGGAATAGTACTTACTGCTATTTTTCAAGGTAAAAGACAGGCCAAGCAATTTATTAAAGAAGCATTCCAAGTTAAAATCGGCTTAAAGTGGGTTGCTGTCATAATATTAACTGCAGCTTGTTTTGCTGCATCTTGGATTGTTATTTATACAGTTTTGGGTGGCAACTTTAATTATTCTATATTTCTAAACTTACTACCTACTATTATTCCATTGTTTATATTGGGTCCACTCTCTGAGGAATATGGTTGGAGAGGCTTTGCTTTAAAAAGGCTATTAAGAGTTGTAAATCCTAACGCAGCAAGTTTAGTGATTGGGCTAATTTGGTCCTTATGGCACTTGCCATTGTTTTACACAGTAGGCACTAATCAGTATGAGCATCATCTTTCATTTCTTACCTTTATGATATCTGTTACTAGCAGCTGTTTTATCTATACTTATGTCTATATAAAAACAAATCAAAATTTGTTTACAGCAGTATTATTTCATTGGGTTTACACCTTTCTTTCAGATGCAGTACACAGCGGTATTGTAAGAACAAGTTCATTCAATTCCCTGGAATTTATACCAGCGCTTCTAATTGGGCTAGTATTTGCATTTATGCTACATAGGGTACAGTCTCCAGCAAACATTGCCAATGCCTGCAATACTCTGGAGGGCAAAGCATAA
- a CDS encoding AraC family transcriptional regulator, which produces MELFTFDDKREIKLPVYMETKEPFSSDNHSMFRLILVENGGGIVSVNENIIVFSAPTIFCFNSDDKIELNKESELSARAIYFSPTLVNDALTEEKLKNDGQDLSESEYRDYFSLQPFLYNEEHGYGQFEVGPATAKRISKLFDSLDEEITTLNSNFWRCRSRSFFLEVLFLLQYIYTDSENETKFEVMKSTNEVNEIILYLHTHYERKITIEELTEEFHMNRTTLTDKFSHCTGMSVMEYLIKLRVRMAAIMLRDTMLSISEIAYRVGFNDITHFGRMFKKHMVYSPSEYRKIKAE; this is translated from the coding sequence ATGGAGTTGTTTACATTTGATGATAAAAGAGAGATAAAGCTGCCGGTATATATGGAAACTAAAGAACCCTTTTCCTCAGATAATCATTCAATGTTTAGACTAATTCTTGTTGAAAACGGCGGAGGTATTGTAAGTGTTAATGAAAATATTATTGTGTTTTCAGCACCTACAATTTTTTGCTTTAATTCTGATGACAAAATAGAACTTAATAAGGAAAGTGAATTAAGTGCTAGAGCAATTTACTTTAGTCCAACATTAGTAAATGACGCTTTAACAGAGGAAAAATTGAAAAATGATGGCCAAGATTTATCTGAATCAGAATATAGAGATTATTTTTCTCTGCAGCCATTTCTTTATAATGAAGAACATGGATACGGACAGTTTGAAGTAGGGCCAGCAACTGCTAAGCGTATATCAAAGTTATTTGATTCTTTAGATGAAGAAATAACCACACTTAATAGTAACTTTTGGAGATGTAGAAGTAGATCTTTCTTTTTAGAAGTTTTATTTTTGCTTCAGTATATATATACTGATTCTGAAAATGAAACTAAATTTGAAGTTATGAAGAGCACAAATGAAGTTAATGAAATTATTTTATATTTGCATACTCATTATGAAAGAAAAATTACTATTGAAGAGTTAACAGAAGAGTTTCATATGAACAGGACAACGCTTACAGATAAATTTAGCCACTGTACTGGTATGTCAGTTATGGAATATCTGATTAAATTGAGAGTAAGGATGGCAGCAATAATGCTCAGGGATACTATGCTTTCAATATCTGAAATAGCTTATAGGGTAGGCTTTAATGACATAACTCATTTTGGAAGAATGTTTAAAAAGCATATGGTATATTCGCCCTCTGAATATAGAAAAATAAAAGCTGAATAA
- a CDS encoding DUF2785 domain-containing protein — MGEKSILKEKLIKIKANNYLLENKDHYFKVALQMTDNLGSLDSEFRDDLIYTTFYHFIIEDRFTVEQLKCLLNICLDKTHLFYKLQDEDEDAIFTRTFSVLIVALILYKHREIGILSEKELYEVKDKLMQYMLTERDVRGYVDIKGWAHSAAHTADALDELIQCSCFNTEDLMDVLNSIKAKVCIDYYVYVDEEDERMVTAVESAINRKMLSNSQIIHWLQGFKIEKPNDKKKREYWRLRVNMKTFLRSLYFRILEKEDLDYAVNEVKMLLNEL; from the coding sequence ATGGGAGAAAAAAGTATACTAAAAGAAAAACTAATTAAAATAAAAGCTAATAACTACTTATTAGAAAATAAAGATCACTATTTTAAAGTAGCACTTCAAATGACGGACAACTTAGGCTCTTTGGATTCTGAGTTTAGAGATGATTTAATATATACAACATTTTATCATTTTATCATTGAAGACAGATTTACCGTTGAACAGCTTAAGTGCTTGTTGAATATTTGTTTGGATAAAACACATCTTTTTTATAAATTACAGGATGAAGATGAGGATGCTATTTTTACAAGAACCTTTTCAGTGTTAATAGTTGCTCTAATTTTATATAAACATAGAGAGATAGGCATTTTATCAGAAAAAGAGTTGTATGAGGTGAAAGATAAGCTTATGCAATATATGCTTACTGAACGAGATGTTAGAGGATACGTTGATATTAAAGGTTGGGCACATTCAGCAGCACACACAGCAGATGCTTTAGACGAATTAATTCAATGCAGCTGCTTTAATACAGAAGATTTAATGGATGTGTTAAATTCTATAAAAGCTAAGGTATGTATTGATTATTATGTTTACGTTGATGAAGAGGATGAGAGAATGGTTACGGCTGTGGAAAGCGCTATTAACAGAAAAATGCTTAGTAATTCTCAAATAATTCACTGGCTGCAAGGATTTAAAATTGAAAAGCCTAATGATAAAAAGAAGCGGGAATATTGGCGCTTAAGAGTTAATATGAAGACATTTCTAAGAAGTCTATATTTTAGAATACTGGAGAAAGAGGATTTAGATTATGCTGTTAATGAAGTAAAAATGCTTCTTAATGAGCTCTAG
- a CDS encoding TetR/AcrR family transcriptional regulator, producing the protein MPKVNDDYINKKKNEILDAAFMIFKQKPLYEMTMLDVIKEAGISKGGIYRYFSDIDEVIIALINRETAKNNYKHKIDEIVTSIDAAEGVIKELFNFLANYINDSPDTLGKFQFELTVYLSNHPEKSVKFKNSLTEQENGQYLMSTLFKVITEGVNKGELKAIFPLEDIFSYIITTIDGVVNKAVLQKCYGSNENSIDVIKLFKLISNSVLHMLGGK; encoded by the coding sequence ATGCCGAAAGTAAATGATGATTATATTAATAAAAAGAAAAATGAAATATTAGATGCTGCCTTTATGATATTTAAGCAAAAACCATTATATGAGATGACTATGCTTGATGTTATAAAGGAAGCTGGTATAAGTAAAGGAGGGATATACAGATATTTTAGTGATATTGATGAGGTTATTATAGCCTTAATTAATAGAGAGACGGCTAAAAATAACTATAAGCATAAAATTGATGAGATTGTAACAAGTATAGATGCTGCAGAAGGTGTAATTAAGGAGCTATTTAATTTCTTGGCAAACTATATTAATGATAGTCCAGATACACTTGGAAAATTTCAATTTGAGCTTACTGTATATTTATCCAATCATCCTGAGAAGTCAGTTAAGTTTAAAAATAGTCTTACAGAACAGGAAAATGGCCAATATCTTATGAGTACACTTTTCAAAGTGATAACGGAAGGAGTAAATAAGGGAGAGCTTAAAGCAATCTTTCCGCTGGAGGATATCTTTTCTTATATTATTACCACAATTGATGGTGTAGTTAATAAAGCTGTTTTACAAAAATGTTATGGTAGTAATGAAAATAGCATTGATGTTATAAAGCTTTTTAAGCTTATATCAAATTCAGTTTTGCATATGTTAGGGGGTAAATAA
- a CDS encoding DUF6937 domain-containing protein codes for MDRAKVIFGNEISEKAYNKAVKAKKKHMKKFGDDSNTLYHLSVKDNDTIGSFLGVKNIVIGDTSEPIDREKGIVIGNIRMGFGHYRISMAMASAAHAMGYTPYWFDLNSFKQTTGGKVIDHLNSMYSMGSRWSQKYSLFNKYFWEPLNSEGFRKLTYNSSDQKVSELMTPVYRELPKDIPFVATHVWPAQAAVHAGLTKVVNAIPDNWPMALHLSEGSIHTVQTPSSYLGYKTLRGMDGKNILNPIPDGDLVEVGHYIDHELVHNLEKDCENRLKRIKDKKPKRILLTVGGAGAQKEIFVKLIQKILPLVKENKAVLYINVGDHKVVWEGLCKEIPELDSVSEKYFDDWKKTCDFAESAVEGEVKGVHAFYNEEIFAAVYASNLLMRSTDILVTKPSELAFYPIPKLMIKRVGGHEAWGAIRAAEVGDGTIECDEIGRALQMLDLMLNGDEILTMLTQNILKANSIGIYNGAYKVVELAVKGRGAR; via the coding sequence ATGGATCGTGCAAAGGTTATTTTCGGAAATGAGATTTCTGAAAAGGCATATAATAAAGCAGTTAAGGCTAAAAAGAAGCATATGAAAAAGTTTGGAGATGATTCTAATACTTTATATCATCTTTCAGTAAAGGATAATGATACTATAGGCTCCTTTTTAGGTGTAAAAAATATAGTAATTGGAGATACGAGTGAGCCAATAGATAGAGAAAAAGGAATTGTAATAGGCAATATTAGAATGGGCTTTGGGCACTATAGAATTTCTATGGCTATGGCTTCAGCAGCACATGCCATGGGGTATACTCCTTATTGGTTTGATTTAAATTCCTTTAAACAAACCACAGGGGGAAAGGTTATAGACCATTTAAATTCTATGTATTCTATGGGTTCCAGGTGGTCGCAGAAGTATTCACTTTTTAACAAATACTTTTGGGAGCCTTTAAATTCTGAGGGCTTTAGAAAACTTACTTATAATTCTTCAGATCAAAAGGTATCAGAGTTAATGACACCAGTATATAGAGAGCTTCCTAAGGATATTCCTTTTGTCGCAACTCATGTATGGCCTGCACAAGCTGCGGTGCATGCAGGTCTTACAAAGGTTGTAAATGCAATTCCTGACAACTGGCCAATGGCACTGCATTTATCTGAGGGATCAATTCATACAGTACAGACACCTTCCTCATATTTAGGATATAAGACTTTGAGAGGAATGGATGGAAAGAATATTTTAAATCCAATACCTGATGGGGATTTGGTAGAGGTAGGGCACTACATTGACCATGAGCTAGTTCATAATCTAGAGAAGGATTGTGAAAATAGACTTAAGAGAATTAAAGATAAAAAGCCCAAGAGAATTCTTTTAACTGTTGGTGGAGCTGGTGCTCAAAAGGAAATTTTCGTAAAGCTTATACAAAAGATTCTTCCACTTGTAAAGGAAAATAAGGCGGTATTATATATTAATGTTGGAGATCACAAGGTTGTATGGGAAGGCCTATGCAAGGAAATTCCTGAGCTTGACTCGGTTTCAGAAAAATACTTTGATGATTGGAAGAAGACTTGTGATTTTGCAGAAAGTGCAGTAGAAGGTGAAGTAAAAGGAGTGCATGCATTTTATAATGAGGAGATATTTGCAGCAGTATATGCATCAAACCTTTTAATGAGATCAACGGACATATTAGTTACAAAACCTAGTGAACTAGCATTTTATCCAATACCTAAGCTTATGATTAAGCGTGTAGGGGGACATGAAGCTTGGGGGGCTATAAGAGCAGCAGAAGTAGGGGACGGAACTATTGAATGTGATGAAATAGGAAGAGCTCTTCAAATGCTTGACCTTATGCTAAACGGAGATGAAATATTAACTATGCTTACGCAGAATATATTAAAGGCTAATAGTATAGGAATTTATAATGGGGCCTATAAGGTAGTAGAACTAGCTGTTAAGGGAAGAGGAGCAAGATAG
- a CDS encoding MBL fold metallo-hydrolase: MKKAFKKGYLFILSFALTIMMMGGVAFAGDSSSSFWKKSATIQWSGHSCFTITSERGTKVVTDPFPDGIGYTVPELRADIVTVSHDHFDHNNLAAVKSNFTAVRERGQFNIDGIKIKGTKTYHDTEGGALRGENTVYTYNIDGVNVCHLGDLGHELTQEQLKSIGKVDVLMIPVGGLYTIDAEAAAKVVNQLNPKVVIPMHYKTEVLIPDFGDVAPVDNFIAKMSGWQVSKVDTFAFNKADLMKSSQKKIVVLNYNK, from the coding sequence ATGAAAAAAGCTTTTAAGAAAGGTTATTTATTCATTTTAAGCTTTGCACTAACTATTATGATGATGGGCGGCGTGGCTTTTGCTGGGGATTCAAGCAGCAGCTTCTGGAAGAAGAGTGCTACAATTCAATGGAGTGGACATTCTTGCTTTACTATTACTAGCGAAAGGGGAACTAAAGTTGTAACAGATCCTTTTCCAGATGGTATAGGCTACACAGTTCCAGAGCTACGTGCGGACATAGTTACCGTTAGCCATGATCATTTCGACCACAATAATCTAGCAGCAGTTAAAAGCAATTTTACAGCTGTAAGAGAAAGAGGACAATTTAACATTGATGGAATAAAAATAAAAGGTACAAAAACTTATCATGATACAGAAGGTGGAGCATTAAGAGGGGAAAACACTGTATATACCTATAATATTGATGGTGTAAATGTATGTCACTTAGGGGATTTAGGACATGAACTAACACAAGAACAGCTTAAGAGCATTGGCAAGGTAGATGTATTAATGATTCCAGTAGGTGGTTTATACACTATAGATGCAGAAGCTGCTGCAAAAGTTGTAAATCAATTGAATCCTAAAGTAGTTATACCTATGCATTATAAAACAGAAGTGCTTATTCCTGACTTTGGAGATGTAGCACCAGTAGACAATTTCATAGCAAAAATGTCAGGCTGGCAAGTATCTAAAGTTGATACTTTTGCCTTCAATAAAGCTGATTTAATGAAATCAAGTCAGAAAAAAATAGTTGTTTTAAATTATAACAAGTAA
- a CDS encoding alpha/beta hydrolase has protein sequence MKECIKAKDGKKLYVYCWDKVQKPKAMVQIFHGMAEHAGRYKDFAEYLNSNGFIVYASDHRGHGKTAGSVEKLGDIGEDGFNAIIEDKNLIFQQMKAEHPELPMFLLGHSFGSFLAQEYIIRYGNTLDGVILSGSAAQKGPQVYAGRLITSVQRLIHGEKKQSKLMDKLSFGNFNKRFKADGHNFAWLSTDLKQVQKYEDDPYCGTIFTIGFFYYLMKAFKSLYKKDRLALITKTLPIFVISGQEDPVGGYGKLVKTLYEIYKGLDIKNVQMKLYQGCRHEILNETNNKVVYEDILKWLSREIQ, from the coding sequence ATGAAAGAATGCATCAAGGCAAAGGATGGCAAGAAGCTGTATGTTTATTGCTGGGACAAGGTTCAAAAGCCTAAGGCTATGGTACAGATTTTTCATGGTATGGCTGAACATGCAGGCAGGTATAAAGATTTTGCAGAGTATCTTAACTCTAATGGTTTTATTGTCTATGCATCAGATCATAGGGGACATGGAAAAACTGCTGGTTCTGTAGAAAAGTTGGGGGATATTGGAGAAGATGGTTTTAATGCTATTATAGAAGATAAAAACCTTATTTTCCAGCAAATGAAGGCGGAGCATCCTGAATTACCAATGTTTTTATTGGGTCACAGCTTCGGCTCCTTTCTAGCTCAGGAATATATCATCCGCTATGGAAATACGCTGGATGGAGTTATTTTATCAGGCTCAGCTGCACAAAAGGGTCCACAAGTATATGCAGGTAGATTAATTACTTCAGTGCAAAGGCTTATTCATGGGGAGAAGAAACAGAGTAAGCTAATGGATAAACTAAGCTTTGGAAATTTTAATAAGAGATTTAAAGCTGACGGACATAACTTTGCATGGCTTAGTACTGACCTAAAGCAGGTTCAAAAATATGAAGATGACCCTTATTGCGGTACCATATTTACTATAGGCTTTTTCTATTATCTTATGAAAGCCTTCAAAAGTCTCTATAAAAAAGACAGATTAGCCTTAATTACAAAGACACTTCCAATATTCGTAATATCTGGACAGGAGGATCCTGTAGGGGGTTATGGGAAGCTTGTAAAAACCCTTTATGAAATTTATAAAGGATTGGATATTAAAAATGTGCAGATGAAACTATATCAAGGCTGTAGACATGAAATACTTAATGAGACCAATAATAAGGTAGTATATGAAGATATATTGAAGTGGCTAAGCAGAGAAATACAATAA
- a CDS encoding HD-GYP domain-containing protein produces the protein MKLVMTSNKIIGAVLANPIYMENGIMFLNRGNKITESVVTRLKRMNVTTLYIEDGNDEITLQEVLPAPIKLRAIKALKEIFEEVQKREYVDDKKAAAIVADVMSNINLSENATMISNLAPNDDISKLAVHSLDVTMLTLMVGIRKKYDEKKLMRLGMAALLHDIGKLFTNDKAHVKKGRALLKANSAIMSTTYMAVYYMYEREDGDGLFKTPAENVHEFAKILGICNEYINEISGSGQKLTLPHVAIEKITAEAISKYGSEVYKDFLDSVYCYPNGLQVRLNNKQKAVVVMQNSGFTTRPVLAVETNNSYKFCNLMEPKNLTLFIEEVMM, from the coding sequence ATGAAGCTAGTTATGACCAGTAATAAGATAATAGGTGCGGTTTTAGCTAACCCTATTTATATGGAAAATGGAATAATGTTCTTAAATAGGGGAAATAAAATAACTGAGTCCGTAGTAACTAGATTAAAAAGGATGAATGTTACCACTTTATATATAGAAGATGGCAATGATGAAATTACTCTGCAGGAAGTGTTACCTGCTCCTATAAAGCTTCGTGCAATAAAGGCTCTGAAGGAAATATTTGAAGAAGTGCAAAAGAGAGAGTATGTGGATGACAAAAAAGCTGCTGCTATTGTAGCTGATGTTATGAGTAATATAAATTTATCCGAGAATGCTACAATGATAAGCAACCTAGCGCCGAATGATGACATATCAAAATTAGCAGTACATTCCTTAGACGTAACTATGTTAACCTTGATGGTAGGTATTCGTAAAAAATATGATGAAAAGAAATTGATGAGACTGGGGATGGCTGCTTTACTGCATGACATAGGCAAGCTATTTACTAATGATAAAGCCCATGTAAAAAAAGGCAGGGCATTATTAAAGGCAAATTCTGCAATCATGTCAACAACATACATGGCTGTATATTATATGTATGAAAGAGAAGATGGAGATGGCCTGTTTAAGACTCCTGCTGAGAATGTACATGAGTTTGCCAAGATTCTTGGAATATGTAATGAATATATAAATGAGATAAGTGGAAGTGGACAAAAATTAACGCTCCCTCATGTAGCAATAGAAAAAATAACAGCGGAGGCTATTAGTAAGTATGGTAGTGAAGTGTACAAAGATTTTCTTGATTCAGTGTACTGTTACCCAAATGGACTGCAAGTGAGATTAAATAATAAGCAAAAGGCAGTAGTGGTTATGCAAAATAGTGGATTTACTACGAGGCCTGTTTTAGCTGTTGAAACTAATAACAGTTATAAGTTTTGCAATTTAATGGAACCAAAAAACTTGACACTTTTTATAGAAGAAGTAATGATGTAA
- a CDS encoding GH3 auxin-responsive promoter family protein gives MIEKSFIRETKNCKAVNEEVLFKILKENSKSEIGNKYNFTDIKSIEDFKRQVPLTEYKYYEDYINRMANGEKNVLICDEVEYFGHTSGTTGKQKLIPATKASRKIASKYMALLMNKFSYENFKENWNYGKGLIIADIVVTTYTKGGIPICAATSGGMNGIRHILPYLYTSPIEVMKIKDKEAALYLHLLFALKETNLMYISGVFISNILDLFRVLEIKHEDLVRDIRRGRINNNINIDDNTKKSLNKHLSPNASRADMLEREFNRGFEGIARRIWTSLTYIATVTGANFSIYDDKVNYYTDSMPIYSPAYASTEAMIGINPYANKIRYVIIPDTVFYEFIPVNEGDKYSEHTLCLDELKKGQKYEVVITNYAGLYRYRLGDVIRVVDFYNNCPEIEFLYRKNQVLNMVAEKTNEEHLTNAIKNTMKKLNLNLIDYTTLPDNSITPGRYVFYFEFKDEMPKYKVDLLEKTLDSEIRNSNLAYDRARNNKKLGAVKVTLLAPNTFNIIKETLFTKGVSKSQIKVPRVIISNKNILNIINKNKI, from the coding sequence ATAATTGAAAAAAGTTTTATTAGAGAAACTAAAAATTGCAAAGCAGTAAATGAGGAAGTGCTATTCAAAATATTGAAAGAGAATAGCAAAAGTGAAATTGGAAATAAGTATAATTTTACAGATATAAAGTCTATAGAGGATTTTAAAAGACAAGTTCCATTAACAGAATATAAGTATTACGAAGATTATATAAATCGAATGGCAAATGGAGAAAAAAATGTTTTAATCTGTGATGAGGTAGAATATTTTGGACATACATCAGGAACTACAGGTAAACAAAAGCTGATTCCTGCTACGAAAGCTAGCAGAAAGATTGCCTCGAAGTACATGGCGCTTTTAATGAATAAATTTTCATACGAAAACTTTAAAGAAAATTGGAATTATGGAAAGGGATTGATAATAGCAGATATAGTAGTGACAACTTATACTAAAGGAGGAATCCCAATATGCGCTGCTACCTCTGGGGGGATGAACGGAATAAGGCACATACTGCCATACTTATATACTTCACCAATAGAGGTTATGAAAATAAAGGACAAAGAAGCAGCTTTATACCTTCATTTGTTATTTGCATTAAAAGAGACTAATCTTATGTACATTAGTGGTGTTTTTATTTCTAATATATTAGATTTATTTAGAGTTTTAGAGATTAAGCATGAGGATTTGGTGAGAGATATACGTAGAGGGAGAATTAATAACAATATTAATATTGATGATAATACTAAAAAAAGCTTAAACAAGCATCTATCTCCAAATGCTAGCAGAGCAGATATGCTAGAACGAGAGTTTAATAGAGGGTTTGAAGGTATAGCTAGAAGGATATGGACGAGTTTAACTTATATTGCAACAGTAACAGGAGCCAACTTTTCTATATACGATGATAAGGTAAATTATTATACTGATTCAATGCCTATTTATTCTCCAGCCTATGCCTCTACTGAGGCTATGATTGGAATTAATCCCTATGCAAATAAGATAAGATATGTAATTATTCCTGACACTGTTTTTTATGAATTTATTCCTGTGAATGAAGGAGACAAATATAGTGAACATACCCTTTGTTTGGATGAACTAAAAAAAGGACAAAAATATGAAGTAGTTATTACTAATTATGCTGGTCTTTATAGATATAGGCTTGGAGATGTTATTAGGGTGGTTGACTTTTATAATAATTGCCCCGAAATTGAATTTTTATATAGAAAGAATCAAGTATTAAATATGGTAGCTGAAAAGACTAATGAAGAGCATTTAACTAATGCCATAAAGAATACTATGAAAAAGTTGAATTTAAATCTGATAGATTATACTACACTGCCTGATAATTCAATTACACCTGGAAGATATGTCTTTTATTTTGAGTTTAAAGATGAAATGCCAAAGTATAAAGTTGATTTATTAGAGAAAACTTTAGATAGTGAAATTAGAAATTCAAATTTAGCTTATGACAGGGCGAGAAATAATAAGAAATTAGGAGCTGTAAAAGTAACACTTTTGGCTCCAAATACTTTTAATATTATAAAGGAAACCTTGTTTACTAAAGGAGTGTCCAAAAGTCAAATTAAGGTTCCTAGAGTTATAATAAGCAATAAAAATATATTGAACATTATTAATAAAAATAAGATATGA
- a CDS encoding MFS transporter: MKKKFVPYVVGIPNLSVGLLWAMNMSLIPMLVGTVTDSNRMLGLLVSMGAFTGIFVQYLAGIISDRSNFKMGKRKPFILGGAIIAAIFIMILPFSKSYVLMFVCAFLFYFSLNFFQGPYYTLIPEVVDDNQLGLANGFSKIISVLGSGVILVTGPMLWDKNHSFPFLAAAVLGIISVMIGTLPIKENKEKYTKPTKISFDFIKYPSVLMLFASVFFIFLSYGCITPYFVKYCAQQLNFSNATASNGLFVLTIVGALFAVPAGIVSDKINRKVVLLAGTVIFTVGLGLAAFATSVLSLYLLLSLIGIGFICIQVTIYAILAEIVPPERLGEFMGIMNLFISLSQWIATLVMGWILDTAGFKYFFPVAAVIMFIAAIVVFSSKFNKFVNASNSSVRM, translated from the coding sequence ATGAAAAAAAAGTTTGTTCCTTATGTAGTGGGAATTCCTAATTTAAGTGTAGGTCTCTTATGGGCTATGAACATGTCTCTAATACCTATGCTGGTAGGTACTGTAACTGACAGCAATAGGATGCTAGGATTATTGGTTTCAATGGGGGCGTTCACAGGAATTTTTGTTCAATATCTAGCTGGAATAATAAGTGATAGAAGTAACTTTAAGATGGGTAAAAGAAAACCTTTTATTTTAGGTGGAGCAATTATAGCAGCAATATTTATCATGATATTGCCTTTTTCAAAAAGTTATGTGCTTATGTTTGTGTGTGCCTTTTTATTTTACTTTAGTTTGAATTTCTTCCAAGGACCATATTATACATTAATTCCAGAAGTTGTAGATGACAATCAATTAGGCTTGGCTAATGGATTTTCAAAGATTATAAGCGTATTAGGCAGCGGAGTTATTTTGGTTACAGGACCAATGCTTTGGGACAAGAATCACAGTTTTCCTTTCCTAGCTGCAGCGGTTTTAGGAATTATATCAGTTATGATAGGTACCCTGCCAATTAAAGAAAATAAAGAAAAGTACACTAAGCCTACTAAGATTTCCTTTGATTTTATTAAATATCCTTCAGTTTTAATGCTTTTTGCATCAGTGTTTTTTATATTCTTAAGCTACGGATGTATTACACCTTACTTTGTTAAGTATTGTGCACAACAGCTGAACTTTTCAAATGCTACAGCAAGCAATGGACTATTTGTTTTAACTATTGTAGGAGCTCTATTTGCGGTACCAGCTGGTATTGTATCAGATAAAATAAACAGAAAAGTAGTTTTACTTGCTGGAACTGTAATTTTTACAGTAGGACTTGGTTTAGCTGCTTTTGCAACAAGTGTTTTAAGTTTATATTTATTACTTTCATTAATAGGAATCGGCTTTATTTGTATTCAAGTAACTATATACGCAATTTTAGCGGAAATAGTTCCACCAGAAAGATTAGGGGAGTTTATGGGTATAATGAATCTATTTATTTCATTAAGCCAATGGATAGCCACTCTTGTAATGGGATGGATACTTGATACTGCAGGCTTTAAGTACTTCTTCCCTGTTGCTGCAGTAATTATGTTTATAGCAGCTATAGTAGTATTCTCCAGCAAATTTAACAAGTTTGTAAACGCAAGTAATAGTAGCGTAAGAATGTAG